GGCGCTCACGAGCTCGGTTGATCTGTGTTTTGATCGAGTCATGTTGGACCAAGGGTTTGACTAAAATCGAGCGAATGCCTGCACGGTGGGCTGCTCGTATATCTGTCATGAGCTGGTCGCCGACCATGACCACTTCGCTTTTCTCATAGTGGAATTCCTTCATGGCACGGTCAATCCCAAATGTGAAGGGCTTCAGAGCCCAATAAACGTAATCAATCCCAAACTTCTCAACTGCTCGTTGGACGCGTTTTTTAGTGTTATTTGATACCACAATAATGCGAATGCCCGCGTCCCGAAGATCATGTAGCCATTGCTTCATCTCTGGCGTCCCGTCAGGGTTGTTCCAAGCAATGAGGGTATTGTCCAAATCGACCAAAACAGCCTTGATTCCATGCGCCTGCAGGCTTGGGACTGTCAGATCATAGACTGCTTCCACAGCAAAGTCTGGCATGTAGTTTTCAATCACCATTTTGGCTCCTTTTCTTTTATTTTCTAGTAATTTTCTTCAGCCATTGAGATAAGGCCACCCATAAAATCAAGCTAGTCATTAAGATATAAATCCAAGCATTTGGCTCTTCTGTAAATGGTAGAGGAACATTCATTCCGAAGAAACCTGTAATAACCGCAAGTACTGCTAGTAAGACGGAGATAATAGTCAAAATTGACAAACTATCATTCAAGTTATTGTTTAGGATGTTGTTGTAAGAAGCTGAGAGTTGTTGCAAGACTTGAGAAATCAAGTCTGTCATAGACACCAACTGATGGGCTTCAATCATGGCATCATCAAACTGCTCTCGTTCGACATCATTAAATCTCCGATAAAGAGCATGGCCCTGGATATGTTCCAAGAGGAGTCGATTTTGTTTTGCTGCTGCTGTCAAGTAAACCATACCAGTCTCCAAGTCAGAGAGGGCGAAGAGATTTTTCTTTGTTGTAGTTTGACGTAGCAAGGCACTAATTTCGTCCTTACTTTTATCCATCTCTTCAATGACAGGATAATAAGCGTTACTGATAATCTCTAAACCAGCAAAGAGAAACTTGTAAATAGAAAGCGACTCATGGCTATCCAGATAAGCTGACATCTGATCAATGACATAAGCATTCTTATGGTTGCTGATGGTAATCATTCGTTGTCTTTCGACGATAAAGGTCATGGGAATCGCTTCATAATATTCTTTGTCTTTTTCTAAATCAAGAACATTATAAATAAAGGTTACCGTCTCCGTTTCACGGTTATAATCCATATGAGCTCGTTCATTTCTATCCAGAGCATACTCAATGGTTTCCTTGTCCAATCCATAGATGTCAGAAAGATCTTCCATATTTTTAATCTTATCCACATCAAGGTCTATCCAGGTACAACCATTGCCCAACTGCTTTTCTAAAACCATCTTTTCTCCTTTATTAAACTCTTTCTATTGTACCATAAATCTGCTAAAATTTCAGGCCTGGTCTGTACGAGAGAAATTGCTGACGACGGTGATATTCCGATTGGGAACGAAGTGCAGAACCTGGTCTTCTCCTCTGAGTTGCGTTGTTCGAATGCCGACACTGACAACCTTGCCCGAGACAGTAATAGGACCATTTGTCAAAACGACCTCATCTCCCACATCCAGTTGACGTTCAAAGAGGATGAAAAAACCATTGATGACATCAGACAGAAAACCTTGGGCTCCCATACCAATAGCCACCCCAGCTATCCCAGCACCTGCTAGTAAACTAGAAACTGGCAAACCCAAAATAGACAAGATACAGTAAAGCAAAAAGAAATAAAGGGTATAATTAAACACATTCTCTAATAAACGTGAAATGGTTTTCTGACGCCCGACATCATGACGAGACATTTTT
The Streptococcus toyakuensis genome window above contains:
- a CDS encoding YqeG family HAD IIIA-type phosphatase, giving the protein MVIENYMPDFAVEAVYDLTVPSLQAHGIKAVLVDLDNTLIAWNNPDGTPEMKQWLHDLRDAGIRIIVVSNNTKKRVQRAVEKFGIDYVYWALKPFTFGIDRAMKEFHYEKSEVVMVGDQLMTDIRAAHRAGIRSILVKPLVQHDSIKTQINRARERRVKRKITETYGPITYKKGI
- a CDS encoding magnesium transporter CorA family protein; this encodes MVLEKQLGNGCTWIDLDVDKIKNMEDLSDIYGLDKETIEYALDRNERAHMDYNRETETVTFIYNVLDLEKDKEYYEAIPMTFIVERQRMITISNHKNAYVIDQMSAYLDSHESLSIYKFLFAGLEIISNAYYPVIEEMDKSKDEISALLRQTTTKKNLFALSDLETGMVYLTAAAKQNRLLLEHIQGHALYRRFNDVEREQFDDAMIEAHQLVSMTDLISQVLQQLSASYNNILNNNLNDSLSILTIISVLLAVLAVITGFFGMNVPLPFTEEPNAWIYILMTSLILWVALSQWLKKITRK
- a CDS encoding mechanosensitive ion channel family protein, whose amino-acid sequence is MKEFIQTYLNKLDITTIIENILTKLISLLFLFLLFYIAKKLLHTMVQRIVKPSLKMSRHDVGRQKTISRLLENVFNYTLYFFLLYCILSILGLPVSSLLAGAGIAGVAIGMGAQGFLSDVINGFFILFERQLDVGDEVVLTNGPITVSGKVVSVGIRTTQLRGEDQVLHFVPNRNITVVSNFSRTDQA